CGAGGTCCGTCTGGAGATCCTGCGCCGGCTCATACCGGACATAGATGATAATGTTAAGTTCCGGATAGTCATGCCTCCAAGTTTTCTTATCACCGACCGTCTTAATACCCCGATACTGGAGGTCCAGTATGGCAAGAACAAAAAGCACACGACCATGTTAGACCCCGGGAGTTATCTCTCACTCGTGGCATACACGAACATAAAGGCGCGCGTCCGCATGGTGAATCTTTACAGGATCGCTGAGGAAAATAATTACGCGGTAATTGGCACCTCGAACAGGACCGAGATCGAACTTGGTTTCTTTGTGAAATATGGCGACAGCGGGGTCGACGTCGAACCTATAGGACACCTTTACAAAAGCCAGGTCTACCAAATGGCCGAACATCTGCGGATACCACGTGCGATAATATCAAGGGAACCATCTCCCGACATCTACAGTCTTCCCGCGGGGGACGAGAGAATGTATTTTCGTTTGCCATACAACATCCTCGACTTCTTCCTACACGCCACGCATAAGAGAACGAGTTTATCTGACATCTCGAGGCGTTCAGGATTGTCGCTCGATATCTCAAAGCGGATAAAAGCGGATATCATGGCCAAAAAGAAACTGGCGACATACAGGAAGAACTGCTCAACGTTATGACATCTCCCCACCTTGTCGAACTTTCCTTCGCCTGAGAACGAGATATGTGGTCAGGGCAGCTACCGACAATAGGATGGCGACAACTACAAATATCATAGCGTTGCTTTTTGGAATATCAGCCTTTTCAAGTGTTCCACAAACTATTTCGACCGCTTTACGCAACCCCATGGAGTAATCTCCCTTGCTGAACTCGGGCACCATCACATCCTGTATCAGGGAGGTAACAAGCTGGGTCGGGATCACATTATCCAGGTTCCTACCCACGCCAACGGTAACCTTCCTTTGAGAAGGCACCACAACTATAACCACACCATTATCCCGCTGCTCATAACGACTTGAGTGCCATTTTTCCGCATATGCCAGCGCGAGATCAGAGAAGCTCATGCCATAGGTACCATCGAACGTACCGATGATCACCTCTACAGGGTCCTGGGTCTTACTCCGCGTCAGGCTTACCAGTTCATTGATCCGGTTCTCTATCTGGTACTCCGTCGGGCCGTCGATTATTCCGGCATAATCGTTCACCCACTTATCCGTACGGCCCGGAACGGCATCTTCCTGCCCCAGACAAGGCGTCATGGACGGCCGGAACCACATGGCCAGCAGTATCACCAATAAACACAACATCGTTCTCATGGTCCTCATATACACCTCAATTTCTTTTTATCGATCTTTGACGAATCGCTCTTTGGCAACGAATCGATCAATACTATTTCTCCCGGCATCTTGTACGGCTGCAGACGAGTACGCAAGAACTCCATTATCCCGTCTGTTGTAACAGGAACATCCCCTGCGGGAACTATATAAAGTTTTAATTTGCTGCCCATCGTCATGTCCGGCATGTCAATAACAGCCGCCTCCATGACCCCGGGGTGTTCCACTGCCGTGTGTTCGATCTCAACCGGGCTTATAAGTCGTCCTCCAGATTTTATGAGATTCTTCTTCCTCCCCACGATGTAAATATCGCCATCCTTATCCTTTTTACCGATATCTCCCGTATACAACCATCCATTCCTGATGACCTTACTGGTCTCCCCAGGGTTGTTCCAATAGCCTTTCGTTATGTTATCCCCTTTCGCCACTATCATGCCCTCTTCCCCCGCCTGACACTCCCGATCCTCTTCGTCAACCACACGCACTTTGACCCCTGGTATCGCCTGCC
The window above is part of the Candidatus Omnitrophota bacterium genome. Proteins encoded here:
- a CDS encoding class I adenylate-forming enzyme family protein, with protein sequence LLNMSDIKTRKLPYLRYFLQAGDSMPPRITRELLEYFPDKHLYLMYGQTEASPRLTYLDPKKAITKPDSVGQAIPGVKVRVVDEEDRECQAGEEGMIVAKGDNITKGYWNNPGETSKVIRNGWLYTGDIGKKDKDGDIYIVGRKKNLIKSGGRLISPVEIEHTAVEHPGVMEAAVIDMPDMTMGSKLKLYIVPAGDVPVTTDGIMEFLRTRLQPYKMPGEIVLIDSLPKSDSSKIDKKKLRCI
- a CDS encoding TPM domain-containing protein, whose product is MLCLLVILLAMWFRPSMTPCLGQEDAVPGRTDKWVNDYAGIIDGPTEYQIENRINELVSLTRSKTQDPVEVIIGTFDGTYGMSFSDLALAYAEKWHSSRYEQRDNGVVIVVVPSQRKVTVGVGRNLDNVIPTQLVTSLIQDVMVPEFSKGDYSMGLRKAVEIVCGTLEKADIPKSNAMIFVVVAILLSVAALTTYLVLRRRKVRQGGEMS
- the nadE gene encoding NAD(+) synthase, translated to MVKKTSSSPHGFKGTLPRLNSSRETNRIVDRLQRTVYGSYRKKGVVIGLSGGIDSTVVAYLCKKAFGSKNTLSVALPEKDSAADSLTLAKTVARDLRISLSIKDITDLLELLGVYEVRLEILRRLIPDIDDNVKFRIVMPPSFLITDRLNTPILEVQYGKNKKHTTMLDPGSYLSLVAYTNIKARVRMVNLYRIAEENNYAVIGTSNRTEIELGFFVKYGDSGVDVEPIGHLYKSQVYQMAEHLRIPRAIISREPSPDIYSLPAGDERMYFRLPYNILDFFLHATHKRTSLSDISRRSGLSLDISKRIKADIMAKKKLATYRKNCSTL